The following proteins come from a genomic window of Gallalistipes aquisgranensis:
- the rdgB gene encoding RdgB/HAM1 family non-canonical purine NTP pyrophosphatase — protein MKIIFATNNAHKLSEVQEMLGERFRLVTPRECGVTEEIPEEEPTLEGNALEKARYLYRRTGADCFADDTGLEVDALGGAPGVRSARYAPGEGHDFAANTAFLLKNMEQVPDGERTARFRTVIALILGGREYLFEGEVRGVILRAPDGEGGFGYDPVFLPDGCDRTFARMDTHAKNAISHRGRAVARLAAFLKERFA, from the coding sequence ATGAAGATCATTTTTGCGACCAATAACGCCCACAAACTCTCCGAAGTGCAGGAGATGCTGGGGGAGCGGTTCCGGCTGGTCACTCCGCGCGAGTGCGGGGTGACGGAGGAGATTCCGGAAGAGGAGCCTACGCTGGAGGGCAATGCGCTCGAAAAGGCGCGCTACCTGTACCGGAGGACGGGGGCGGACTGTTTCGCCGACGACACCGGACTGGAAGTGGATGCGCTCGGGGGGGCTCCCGGCGTCCGCTCTGCCCGTTATGCCCCGGGCGAAGGGCACGATTTCGCCGCCAATACGGCGTTTCTGCTGAAAAACATGGAACAGGTGCCGGACGGGGAGCGTACGGCGCGGTTCCGCACGGTGATCGCCCTGATTCTCGGTGGACGGGAGTACCTGTTCGAGGGAGAGGTGCGGGGCGTCATCCTGCGGGCTCCCGACGGGGAGGGGGGATTCGGCTACGATCCGGTGTTTCTGCCCGACGGCTGCGACCGTACCTTTGCCCGGATGGACACGCATGCCAAGAATGCGATCAGCCACCGGGGACGGGCCGTGGCCCGTCTGGCGGCTTTTCTGAAGGAGCGTTTCGCATAG
- the recO gene encoding DNA repair protein RecO, whose translation MKSYKARGVVLHTVKYGDSSLVVYLLTDLLGRQNYLVQGVRSVRGKGNKGAFFQPMFLVEFEGLEPPRGQMHRMKEVRMPVPLSSLPFDVRKSTISLFMAEVLYRLIREVEPNSSLFDFVAGAVVALDSLEEGVSNFHLWFLVRLSAFLGFYPGNEYLPGGWFDIREGLFSPVMPQHRLMLSPEHAEILHRMMTCDVKELGDVRLARGQRSDFLNAMLTYFGYHLDSIHRVQSIPILRDVF comes from the coding sequence ATGAAGAGTTACAAGGCCCGCGGGGTCGTGCTCCATACCGTGAAGTACGGCGACAGTTCGCTGGTGGTCTATCTGCTGACCGATCTGCTGGGGCGCCAGAACTATCTGGTGCAGGGCGTCCGCAGCGTGAGGGGCAAGGGCAACAAGGGCGCCTTTTTCCAGCCGATGTTCCTCGTGGAGTTCGAGGGGCTGGAGCCGCCCCGCGGGCAGATGCACCGCATGAAGGAGGTGCGTATGCCGGTGCCGCTGTCGTCGCTTCCGTTCGATGTCCGCAAGAGCACCATCTCTCTCTTTATGGCCGAGGTGCTCTACCGTCTGATCCGGGAGGTGGAGCCCAACAGTTCCCTGTTCGATTTCGTCGCGGGGGCGGTGGTGGCGCTCGACTCCCTGGAGGAGGGAGTGTCCAATTTCCACCTCTGGTTTCTGGTGCGTCTGAGCGCCTTCCTGGGATTCTATCCCGGCAACGAATACCTGCCGGGCGGCTGGTTCGACATCCGCGAGGGGCTGTTCAGCCCCGTGATGCCCCAGCACCGGCTGATGCTTTCGCCCGAACATGCGGAGATACTCCACCGGATGATGACCTGCGACGTGAAGGAGCTGGGCGATGTCCGTCTGGCGCGGGGACAGCGTTCGGATTTCCTGAACGCCATGCTCACCTATTTCGGCTACCATCTCGATTCGATCCACCGCGTGCAGTCGATCCCGATCCTGCGGGACGTCTTCTGA
- a CDS encoding OmpP1/FadL family transporter, whose translation MKTKIWITGALCAATVATAGAQGISNDAVLGGKLLGVSYFDLTTMKMFSQRNYAYGTARSSAMAGAFTSLGGDLASMGINPAGLGMYRASEFGLSLAVETNSTHESYPGDLWREDYNRTRFVPTNVSLALNLYQGSGALTSFTFGFGYNRRADFNYRSTVGLPHDNYTIGQIFERQLDGIPEADLSRDYSYGDFPTSMWGGILGYKAYMIDPADENDEYDLTTVNPYNPFNPGSGPGVLTDVDHLLQSRTKGSIGEYNISAGMNFNNRVYVGLGIGIQDIYYRQDEIYSEQYVNDKELPNYGGYLYNMYYGQHVKYTGTAVDFKLGIIVRPAGGLRVGVAFHSPSFVSVDQEYGADMQTELNDGQRHFAETNLLSYDYRFSSPPRLLTGISYTFGNVGVISADYERVWYNGMRISDKDGWRDDYKAAAKEIFKGADNVRVGAEFKPLPSLALRAGYAYYGSMLRDDDRVFDGPVGERSYNVSAGIGYRKGIISLDLAYTYMNEKFTSYDLFYYKEPGYEAISQSGYLTPERTRHLVTLSFGVRF comes from the coding sequence ATGAAAACGAAGATATGGATCACAGGCGCCCTGTGCGCCGCTACGGTCGCCACGGCGGGGGCGCAGGGAATCAGCAACGACGCCGTGCTGGGCGGCAAACTGCTCGGGGTCTCCTATTTCGACCTGACCACCATGAAGATGTTTTCCCAGCGCAACTACGCCTACGGGACGGCCCGTTCGTCGGCCATGGCCGGAGCCTTCACCTCGCTGGGCGGCGACCTCGCCTCGATGGGCATCAACCCCGCGGGACTGGGCATGTACCGCGCCTCGGAGTTCGGACTCTCGCTGGCCGTGGAGACCAACAGCACGCACGAAAGTTACCCGGGCGACCTGTGGAGGGAGGATTACAACCGCACCCGGTTCGTGCCGACCAACGTCAGCCTGGCCCTCAACCTCTACCAGGGTTCGGGAGCGCTGACCAGCTTCACCTTCGGCTTCGGCTACAACCGCCGGGCCGATTTCAACTACCGCTCGACCGTGGGGCTTCCGCACGACAACTACACCATCGGACAGATTTTCGAACGGCAGCTGGACGGAATCCCCGAAGCCGACCTCAGCAGGGACTACTCCTACGGGGACTTCCCGACCTCCATGTGGGGAGGCATCCTGGGCTACAAGGCCTACATGATCGACCCGGCCGATGAAAACGACGAATACGACCTAACGACCGTCAACCCCTACAACCCGTTCAATCCCGGATCGGGTCCGGGCGTCCTGACCGACGTGGACCACCTGCTGCAAAGCCGGACGAAAGGGTCGATCGGAGAGTACAACATCTCGGCGGGCATGAACTTCAACAACCGGGTCTACGTGGGTCTGGGCATCGGGATCCAGGACATCTACTACCGGCAAGACGAAATATACAGCGAACAGTACGTCAACGACAAGGAGCTGCCCAACTACGGCGGATACCTGTATAACATGTACTACGGCCAGCACGTGAAATACACCGGCACGGCCGTCGACTTCAAACTGGGCATCATCGTGCGGCCCGCAGGCGGACTGCGGGTCGGCGTGGCGTTCCACTCCCCCTCCTTCGTCTCGGTAGACCAGGAGTACGGGGCCGACATGCAGACCGAACTCAACGACGGGCAGAGGCACTTCGCGGAGACCAATCTGCTCTCCTACGACTACCGCTTCTCCTCGCCCCCGCGGCTGCTGACGGGAATCTCCTACACGTTCGGCAACGTGGGCGTCATCTCGGCCGACTACGAACGGGTATGGTACAACGGCATGCGCATCAGCGACAAGGACGGCTGGCGGGACGATTACAAGGCGGCGGCCAAGGAGATTTTCAAGGGAGCCGACAACGTACGCGTGGGAGCCGAATTCAAACCCCTGCCCTCGCTGGCCCTGCGGGCCGGCTATGCCTACTACGGCTCCATGCTGCGCGATGACGACCGCGTGTTCGACGGGCCGGTGGGCGAACGCAGTTATAACGTCTCGGCCGGTATCGGGTACCGCAAAGGGATCATCTCCCTCGACCTGGCCTACACCTATATGAACGAGAAATTCACCTCGTACGACCTCTTCTACTACAAGGAGCCCGGTTACGAGGCGATCTCCCAGAGCGGTTACCTCACCCCCGAGCGTACACGCCACCTGGTGACGCTCTCTTTCGGTGTCCGTTTCTGA
- the proS gene encoding proline--tRNA ligase produces MAKELKELTRREENYSQWYNDLVVKAGLAENSAVRGCMVIKPYGYAIWEKMQRALDQMFKDTGHENAYFPLFIPKSFFSKEAHHVEGFAKECAVVTHYRLKNDPEGKGVIVDPDAELEEELIVRPTSETIIWNTYKNWIQSYRDLPVLCNQWANVVRWEMRTRLFLRTAEFLWQEGHTAHATREEAMEEARRMIHVYQDFAENWMGVPVIVGHKSENERFAGAEDTLTIEALMQDGKALQSGTSHFLGQNFAKAFDVQFVNREGKLDYVWATSWGVSTRLMGALIMAHSDNNGLVLPPKLAPIQVVMIPIYKGPEELAAIREKLGAIAAELKQRGISVKLDDRDNVRSGFKFAEYELKGVPVRLAMGPRDLAGGTIELVRRDTLAKETVPQEGLADRIEGLMTEIQQNIFDKALKFRESMITRVDTYDEFKRVLDEKGGFVLAHWDGTVETEVAIKEQTKATIRCIPVDAPEEEGACIYSGRPSHRRVLFARSY; encoded by the coding sequence ATGGCAAAAGAGCTGAAAGAGCTGACCCGCCGGGAGGAGAACTACTCGCAGTGGTACAACGATCTGGTGGTGAAAGCCGGACTGGCCGAGAATTCGGCCGTACGGGGTTGCATGGTGATCAAACCCTACGGATATGCGATCTGGGAGAAGATGCAGCGTGCGCTGGACCAGATGTTCAAGGACACCGGGCACGAAAACGCCTATTTCCCGCTCTTCATTCCGAAGTCCTTTTTCAGCAAGGAGGCCCACCATGTGGAGGGCTTCGCCAAGGAGTGCGCCGTGGTGACGCACTATCGTCTGAAGAACGATCCCGAGGGGAAAGGGGTGATCGTCGATCCCGATGCCGAACTGGAAGAGGAGCTGATCGTGCGTCCCACCTCGGAGACCATCATCTGGAATACCTACAAGAACTGGATACAGTCCTACCGCGACCTGCCCGTGCTCTGCAACCAGTGGGCCAACGTGGTGCGGTGGGAGATGCGCACCCGTCTGTTCCTGCGCACGGCCGAGTTCCTCTGGCAGGAGGGCCACACGGCCCATGCCACCCGCGAGGAGGCGATGGAGGAGGCCCGCAGGATGATCCACGTTTACCAGGACTTCGCGGAGAACTGGATGGGCGTGCCGGTCATCGTAGGCCACAAGAGCGAAAACGAACGGTTCGCCGGGGCCGAGGACACCCTCACGATCGAGGCCCTGATGCAGGACGGCAAGGCGCTGCAAAGCGGTACGTCGCACTTCCTGGGGCAGAACTTCGCCAAGGCGTTCGACGTGCAGTTCGTGAACCGGGAAGGGAAGCTCGATTACGTATGGGCTACGTCGTGGGGCGTTTCCACCCGTCTGATGGGGGCCCTGATCATGGCCCACTCGGACAATAACGGGCTGGTGCTGCCGCCGAAACTGGCGCCGATCCAGGTGGTGATGATACCTATATATAAAGGACCCGAGGAACTGGCGGCCATCCGGGAGAAGCTGGGGGCCATCGCCGCCGAACTCAAACAGCGGGGGATCAGCGTCAAGCTGGACGACCGCGACAACGTGCGTTCGGGATTCAAGTTCGCCGAGTACGAGCTCAAGGGCGTTCCCGTCCGTCTGGCGATGGGACCCCGCGATCTGGCCGGAGGGACGATCGAGCTGGTGCGCCGCGACACGCTCGCCAAGGAGACCGTTCCGCAGGAGGGGCTGGCCGACCGGATCGAGGGACTGATGACCGAAATCCAGCAGAACATCTTCGACAAGGCGCTGAAGTTCCGGGAGAGCATGATTACCCGGGTGGACACCTACGACGAGTTCAAGCGCGTGCTCGACGAGAAGGGCGGCTTCGTGCTGGCCCACTGGGACGGCACCGTGGAGACCGAGGTGGCGATCAAGGAGCAGACGAAGGCCACGATCCGCTGTATTCCCGTGGACGCACCCGAGGAGGAGGGTGCCTGCATCTATTCCGGCAGACCTTCGCATCGCCGT